The following are from one region of the Polyangiaceae bacterium genome:
- a CDS encoding heme lyase CcmF/NrfE family subunit, which produces MWETLPEFGTGVLYAVLVAAAYTFAVSIASARGNPRLLSAARWGAYGTCAMIGLGVLLLAYAFITHDFRIRYVARYSDRSMTDPYLLTALWGGQDGSLLWWSFLLAIYTSSAVAWMRGKYRALQPYVIATLMVVISFFGILMLFAANPFEVAIGGGKLDGEGLNPLLQNFYMIIHPPSLYIGFVGCSIPFAFAMAALVTGRLDNEWINAARKWMLFAWLFLSIGNALGMLWAYEELGWGGYWAWDPVENAACLPWWTASAYLHSTMIQERRVMFKVWNLFLICLTFFLTIFGTFLTRSGMIASVHSFAQSEIGIFFVYFMVFIFLVSTVLIILRIPKLTSESHIESVASREAAFVLNNWALLAIMVFIAITTLYPKISELIYKESVSVGAPFYNRWLAPMGIAVFLLMGVAPLLGWRKTSPDALLKAAAIPTAAGVIAGVLHLLVGKSLGYPAIVEQDVFYVEAWYGPALRYFGMVVPVLIVSLSAFNLAVIIQEFQRGTGARMRNTKEGAFTALVRLVGKNRRRYGGYVVHLGIVFMFMGFVGRSWGADKEVSLMPGQTYQLRDYEVQYKGPRMEVDTTKRMIFADMLVSHVSKDGTRTLVGEASPAKFIYRKGGMPTTEVSILRGFRADFYSILGSADPSSKRATFHLHVNPMVSWIWIGVAILILGACVSLWPEVSLSEATVLSYARVTVGAATGLMFAVMFAAAPATASARTLTARAPPSAQASTEMPTLTRMPWEMLAASAGGLVLGVGTVVGVYRRRRNARSQGGGSKQPA; this is translated from the coding sequence ATGTGGGAGACACTACCGGAGTTTGGCACTGGAGTTTTGTACGCCGTGCTCGTCGCGGCTGCATACACGTTCGCGGTGTCTATCGCCTCGGCCCGGGGTAACCCGAGGCTCCTGAGCGCGGCGCGCTGGGGTGCGTACGGCACCTGCGCGATGATTGGGCTGGGCGTGCTGCTGCTCGCGTACGCCTTCATCACCCATGATTTCCGCATCCGATATGTAGCTCGCTACTCGGATCGCTCGATGACCGACCCGTACCTGCTGACCGCGCTTTGGGGTGGGCAAGACGGGTCGCTGTTGTGGTGGTCGTTCCTGCTCGCCATCTACACCTCGAGCGCTGTTGCGTGGATGCGTGGAAAGTACCGCGCGCTGCAGCCTTATGTGATCGCGACGCTGATGGTGGTGATCAGCTTCTTCGGGATCCTGATGCTGTTCGCCGCGAACCCGTTCGAGGTCGCGATCGGTGGTGGCAAGCTGGATGGCGAGGGTTTGAACCCGCTGCTGCAGAACTTCTACATGATCATCCACCCGCCGAGCCTCTACATCGGCTTCGTTGGGTGTTCGATTCCGTTCGCCTTCGCCATGGCGGCGCTGGTGACGGGGCGCCTCGACAACGAGTGGATCAATGCCGCGCGGAAGTGGATGCTGTTCGCCTGGCTGTTCCTCAGCATCGGCAACGCGCTCGGCATGCTCTGGGCCTATGAGGAGCTTGGCTGGGGCGGTTACTGGGCCTGGGATCCAGTGGAGAACGCGGCGTGTCTGCCCTGGTGGACTGCCAGCGCCTACCTCCACTCGACCATGATCCAGGAGCGGCGCGTGATGTTCAAAGTCTGGAACTTGTTCCTGATTTGCCTCACGTTCTTCCTCACCATCTTCGGGACCTTCCTGACGCGCTCGGGGATGATCGCCAGCGTGCACTCGTTCGCGCAGAGCGAGATCGGGATCTTCTTCGTCTACTTCATGGTGTTCATCTTCCTGGTGAGCACCGTGCTGATCATCCTGCGCATCCCGAAGCTGACCAGCGAATCACACATCGAGTCCGTGGCGAGCCGCGAAGCGGCGTTCGTGCTCAACAACTGGGCGCTGCTCGCGATCATGGTGTTCATCGCGATCACCACGCTGTACCCGAAGATCAGCGAGCTCATCTACAAGGAGTCCGTGAGCGTCGGCGCGCCGTTCTACAACCGCTGGCTGGCGCCGATGGGCATCGCGGTGTTCTTGCTGATGGGCGTCGCTCCGCTGCTTGGCTGGCGCAAGACATCGCCAGACGCATTGCTCAAGGCGGCGGCTATTCCTACGGCGGCCGGGGTGATCGCCGGCGTGTTGCACCTGCTCGTCGGCAAGAGCTTGGGCTACCCGGCCATCGTGGAGCAGGACGTGTTCTACGTCGAAGCCTGGTACGGGCCGGCGCTGCGCTACTTCGGCATGGTGGTGCCGGTGCTCATCGTCTCGCTCAGCGCGTTCAACCTCGCGGTGATCATTCAGGAGTTCCAGCGCGGCACCGGCGCGCGCATGCGCAACACGAAGGAGGGCGCCTTCACTGCGTTGGTGCGCCTCGTGGGCAAGAACCGTCGGCGCTACGGCGGCTACGTCGTGCACCTCGGCATCGTGTTCATGTTCATGGGCTTCGTCGGTCGCTCCTGGGGCGCCGACAAGGAAGTCAGCTTGATGCCGGGTCAGACCTACCAGCTGCGCGACTACGAGGTGCAATACAAGGGTCCGCGCATGGAGGTCGACACCACCAAGCGCATGATTTTCGCGGACATGCTGGTGAGTCATGTGTCCAAGGACGGCACCCGTACCCTGGTTGGTGAAGCCAGCCCCGCGAAGTTCATCTATCGCAAGGGCGGCATGCCGACGACCGAGGTGAGCATCCTTCGTGGTTTCCGTGCAGATTTTTACTCGATCCTCGGTTCAGCGGATCCCAGCAGCAAACGCGCGACGTTCCACCTGCACGTGAACCCGATGGTGAGTTGGATCTGGATCGGCGTGGCGATCCTGATCTTGGGCGCATGCGTCAGCCTTTGGCCCGAAGTGAGCTTGAGCGAGGCGACGGTTCTCAGCTACGCGCGGGTGACGGTCGGCGCTGCAACCGGACTGATGTTCGCGGTGATGTTCGCGGCAGCGCCCGCCACCGCCTCAGCGCGGACTCTCACTGCCCGTGCGCCACCAAGCGCCCAGGCGTCCACGGAGATGCCAACGCTCACTCGCATGCCCTGGGAGATGCTCGCAGCGAGCGCCGGTGGCCTGGTGCTGGGCGTAGGCACCGTGGTCGGTGTATATCGACGCCGCCGCAACGCCCGGAGCCAGGGCGGCGGCTCCAAGCAGCCTGCCTGA
- a CDS encoding UMP kinase gives MSDSGDLKYRRIVLKLSGEALCGKEGGFGIDTATLKNTAREIAEVAKTGVQLGLVVGGGNIFRGLKGASEGMDRAQSDYMGMLATVINSLALQDALENSGAKTRVMTALEIRDVAEPYIRRRAIRHLERGYVVVFAAGTGNPYFSTDTAAALRAMEIRADALFKATKVDGIYDRDPRKHDDAKMYRQVSYDKFLAAHLGVMDSTAVTLCRENGMPIRVFKMIEGNIRAVAKGEDVGTVVGED, from the coding sequence GTGAGCGACTCTGGAGATCTCAAGTACCGTCGTATCGTCCTCAAGCTGAGCGGTGAGGCGCTCTGCGGGAAAGAAGGGGGCTTCGGCATCGACACCGCCACCCTGAAGAACACCGCGAGAGAGATCGCCGAAGTCGCGAAGACCGGCGTTCAGCTCGGCCTGGTGGTGGGAGGCGGTAACATCTTCCGCGGCCTGAAGGGCGCCAGCGAAGGCATGGACCGCGCGCAGAGCGACTACATGGGCATGCTCGCGACGGTGATCAACTCCCTCGCGCTGCAGGACGCGCTGGAAAACAGCGGCGCCAAGACCCGCGTGATGACCGCCCTCGAGATCCGTGACGTCGCGGAGCCCTACATTCGCAGGCGTGCGATTCGCCACCTGGAGCGCGGCTACGTGGTCGTGTTCGCTGCGGGCACCGGCAACCCTTATTTCTCTACGGATACGGCCGCCGCGCTGCGCGCCATGGAAATCCGAGCCGATGCGCTGTTCAAGGCAACGAAGGTCGACGGCATCTACGACCGCGATCCGCGCAAGCACGACGACGCGAAGATGTACCGCCAGGTGAGCTACGATAAGTTCCTCGCGGCACATCTCGGCGTGATGGACTCCACGGCGGTGACGTTGTGCCGCGAGAACGGCATGCCCATCCGTGTGTTCAAGATGATCGAGGGGAACATCCGCGCCGTGGCCAAGGGCGAGGACGTGGGCACCGTGGTCGGCGAAGACTGA
- a CDS encoding peptidyl-prolyl cis-trans isomerase codes for MRFVFPPGSAPSSLHGALRRTLIACVACAGLIGCSGCDEGNGGEAPASSNSSGPLPPELASKVLAKVGDREITLGEYAATLERMDQFERLRYQSPDRRKQLLDEMIQVELLAQEAERRGLDKRPETQERVRIILRNEVLKKLRRDVPGPESVSEADARKYYEKHRDDFREPERRRVAVIVLGDAGKAKTLLPQALKATPMQWGKLVMENSLEKPPNPSPTAPLELAGDLGIVSAPGVERGANQRVPNAVREAVFKIAKVGEVSDGVVEDSGRFYIVRLIGKTDARDRPFKEAERSIRVSLVQEHIRAAEEKLEKELREKYPVKIDEKALEKVKLPSEQSAAPAPSAAASAAVAPSSSAGN; via the coding sequence ATGCGCTTCGTCTTTCCGCCTGGTTCTGCGCCAAGCTCCCTCCACGGGGCGCTGCGACGCACACTGATCGCCTGTGTGGCGTGCGCTGGATTGATTGGGTGCAGCGGCTGCGACGAAGGCAATGGGGGCGAGGCTCCCGCGTCGAGCAACAGCAGTGGCCCACTACCTCCGGAGTTGGCTTCGAAGGTGCTCGCCAAGGTGGGCGACCGAGAGATCACCTTGGGTGAGTATGCGGCCACCCTCGAGCGCATGGATCAGTTCGAGCGGCTGCGCTACCAGTCGCCCGACCGGCGCAAGCAACTGCTCGATGAGATGATTCAGGTGGAGCTCCTGGCCCAAGAGGCCGAGCGCCGCGGCCTGGACAAGCGCCCTGAAACTCAGGAGCGCGTCCGCATCATCCTGCGCAACGAAGTGCTGAAGAAGCTGCGTCGTGACGTCCCCGGTCCCGAGTCCGTCAGTGAGGCTGACGCTCGCAAGTACTACGAGAAGCATCGAGACGACTTCCGCGAGCCCGAGCGTCGACGCGTGGCGGTGATCGTGCTCGGCGACGCTGGCAAGGCGAAGACGTTGTTGCCTCAGGCACTGAAAGCGACGCCGATGCAGTGGGGCAAGCTCGTGATGGAGAACTCCCTCGAGAAGCCGCCAAACCCGTCGCCCACCGCTCCCCTCGAGCTCGCCGGCGACTTGGGCATCGTCTCCGCGCCAGGAGTCGAGCGCGGTGCCAACCAGCGTGTTCCCAACGCCGTGCGCGAAGCCGTCTTCAAGATCGCCAAGGTGGGCGAGGTGAGCGACGGTGTGGTGGAAGACTCCGGCAGGTTCTACATCGTGCGCTTGATCGGCAAGACCGACGCGCGCGACCGCCCCTTCAAGGAAGCGGAGCGCAGCATTCGTGTGTCTTTGGTCCAGGAGCATATCCGCGCGGCAGAAGAGAAGCTCGAGAAAGAGCTGCGTGAGAAGTATCCGGTGAAGATCGACGAGAAGGCGTTGGAGAAGGTGAAGCTACCTTCGGAGCAGAGCGCCGCTCCCGCGCCTTCAGCGGCTGCCTCAGCTGCTGTCGCGCCATCGAGTTCCGCGGGGAATTGA
- a CDS encoding KamA family radical SAM protein: protein MPQLLSRHRVPRGIDVQLRVDPASPLDWRWQLRHSVSSVEQLSARLRLTPEEQQGAERAASQGFPIGITPYYFDLIDPEDPSCPIRRQVVPSAEEATEVPGDLRDPLGEEAHSPAPELVQRYPDRALLLVTDQCAVYCRFCTRSRMVGAGEGPRPDQRLEPALAYLKSHPEVRDVILSGGDLLSMATSRIKRVVESVRAIPSVETIRLATRVPVVLPMRIDTELLDALRPFHPLWVMTHFNHPKELTPEARAGLNRLADAGFPVMNQSVLLRGVNDRAETLEALFRGLIRERVRPYYLLQADPVRGTGHLRTPLDVGLGIMEQLQGRLTGIAVPKFIVDTPGGMGKVPVLPEWVVSRRAATDVAPGSTTLRTWRGVEVDYIDPPL, encoded by the coding sequence CTGCCTCAGCTGCTGTCGCGCCATCGAGTTCCGCGGGGAATTGACGTGCAGCTTCGAGTCGACCCGGCATCGCCCCTCGACTGGCGCTGGCAGCTGCGTCATTCGGTCTCCAGCGTAGAGCAGCTCAGCGCGCGCCTGCGTCTGACGCCGGAAGAGCAGCAAGGCGCGGAGCGTGCGGCATCCCAAGGCTTTCCTATCGGGATTACGCCGTATTACTTCGATTTGATCGATCCAGAGGACCCCAGCTGCCCGATTCGCCGTCAAGTGGTGCCCAGCGCCGAGGAGGCGACGGAAGTGCCTGGGGACCTGCGGGATCCGCTGGGTGAAGAGGCGCACTCCCCAGCGCCCGAGCTGGTGCAGCGCTATCCCGACCGGGCGCTCTTGCTCGTGACCGATCAGTGCGCGGTGTACTGCCGCTTCTGCACGCGGAGCCGCATGGTTGGCGCGGGTGAGGGACCACGACCCGATCAGCGCCTCGAGCCAGCCCTGGCCTACCTCAAGAGTCATCCGGAAGTTCGCGATGTGATCTTGAGTGGCGGTGACTTGCTCAGCATGGCAACCAGCCGCATCAAGCGCGTCGTGGAGTCGGTGCGAGCGATCCCAAGCGTGGAGACGATCCGTCTGGCGACGCGGGTGCCTGTCGTGCTCCCGATGCGCATCGACACGGAGCTGCTCGACGCGCTGCGGCCCTTTCATCCGCTGTGGGTGATGACCCATTTCAATCACCCCAAGGAGCTCACGCCTGAAGCGCGCGCCGGACTGAATCGACTGGCAGACGCGGGCTTTCCGGTGATGAATCAGAGCGTTCTGCTGCGTGGAGTCAATGACCGCGCGGAAACGCTGGAAGCGCTGTTCCGTGGCCTGATCCGTGAGCGTGTGCGACCGTACTACTTGCTGCAAGCCGATCCGGTGCGCGGCACCGGGCACTTGCGGACGCCCCTCGACGTGGGCTTGGGCATCATGGAGCAGCTCCAAGGGCGCCTCACGGGTATCGCGGTGCCGAAGTTCATTGTCGACACTCCCGGCGGCATGGGCAAGGTACCGGTGCTACCCGAGTGGGTCGTCAGCCGGCGCGCCGCGACCGACGTCGCGCCGGGTTCCACGACGCTCCGCACCTGGCGTGGCGTTGAAGTGGACTACATCGACCCGCCCCTTTGA
- a CDS encoding DUF4349 domain-containing protein, whose protein sequence is MSKWTAWGSYAALSCACVALALGSGACAGQSDEAPSAGAVPQAVSAPTDSTEESSKAGAVASRKVIRKAELELQVKSLADAQKTATDVAKKYGGYVVSSERRGTDSARDQHLRVVLKVKADDLDTALGELRAIKQGEANERISSEDVTDEWIDLEARLKTQKALETQYLEILKGASKVEDLLAVQKQLASVRTEIERIEGRQRFLDKSISLSTVTIDFEQPAPLVRASFAAVGAGFSQAGADVLNVGGATLVFLMRMIGALIPILLLVFLPGFYLGRWFLRRVGALKLPAKASAE, encoded by the coding sequence ATGTCGAAATGGACTGCGTGGGGAAGCTACGCTGCGTTGAGCTGCGCGTGCGTGGCATTGGCTCTGGGATCCGGCGCTTGCGCGGGCCAGAGTGACGAAGCACCGAGTGCAGGCGCGGTGCCTCAGGCGGTCTCAGCGCCCACTGATTCCACCGAGGAGTCTTCGAAGGCCGGCGCTGTGGCCTCGCGCAAGGTCATCCGCAAGGCGGAGCTCGAGCTTCAGGTGAAGTCCCTGGCCGACGCGCAGAAGACGGCGACCGACGTTGCGAAGAAGTACGGTGGCTACGTCGTGAGCTCCGAGCGCCGCGGAACGGACAGCGCGCGAGATCAGCACCTCCGGGTGGTGTTGAAGGTGAAGGCGGACGACCTGGACACCGCGCTCGGCGAGCTCCGTGCCATCAAGCAGGGCGAAGCAAACGAGCGCATCTCCAGCGAAGACGTCACCGATGAGTGGATCGATCTCGAGGCCCGTTTGAAGACCCAGAAGGCGCTTGAGACTCAGTACCTGGAAATCCTCAAGGGCGCATCCAAGGTAGAGGACCTGCTTGCGGTGCAGAAGCAGCTGGCCAGTGTCCGTACGGAAATAGAGAGGATTGAAGGCCGTCAGCGGTTCCTGGACAAGTCCATCAGCCTCTCCACCGTGACCATCGACTTCGAGCAGCCGGCGCCCCTGGTGCGTGCGTCCTTTGCGGCGGTGGGGGCAGGCTTCAGTCAGGCCGGGGCGGACGTGCTCAACGTGGGTGGAGCGACGCTCGTCTTCTTGATGCGCATGATTGGTGCGCTGATCCCGATTCTGCTCCTGGTGTTCTTGCCTGGCTTCTACCTGGGGCGTTGGTTCCTCAGGCGCGTGGGCGCGCTCAAGCTGCCCGCGAAGGCGTCAGCGGAGTGA
- a CDS encoding fibro-slime domain-containing protein → MKHVAYAVVLFGCLGSVACGGSGDGSTIDNGGSSSGGSAANGGSAANGGSNSFGGTFNTAGQGSGGSSNGGAGGGKCDPNLTGLVRDFKAAEEPGGHPDFQAFTGNAASKGIVEDMLGADLKPVYKPNGAYVGAQGQETTSKERYDEWYRDTDGVNKTIQFTVPLTEGPNGISSYDNGAFFPIDGQGWGNYQAYNNGEHNFHFTFELHTEFAYNGGEVFTFTGDDDLWVFINKRLAIDLGGLHPELSDSVNLDDIAQDFGLVVGETYSLDLFHAERRIEASHFRIDTSLEFTNCDPIIVPK, encoded by the coding sequence ATGAAGCACGTCGCCTACGCAGTAGTTTTGTTCGGGTGCCTGGGGTCCGTTGCCTGCGGTGGATCCGGCGATGGCAGCACCATCGACAACGGGGGGAGCTCGAGCGGCGGCTCTGCGGCGAACGGCGGCTCCGCAGCGAATGGCGGTTCCAACAGCTTCGGCGGTACATTCAACACGGCAGGTCAAGGCAGCGGCGGCTCGTCGAACGGTGGCGCCGGAGGTGGCAAGTGTGATCCGAACCTGACGGGGCTAGTGCGGGACTTCAAGGCAGCAGAGGAGCCTGGAGGTCACCCTGACTTTCAAGCGTTCACCGGCAACGCCGCGTCCAAGGGCATCGTCGAGGACATGCTCGGTGCGGACCTGAAGCCCGTTTACAAGCCGAACGGAGCGTACGTCGGAGCCCAAGGCCAAGAGACAACCAGCAAAGAGCGCTACGACGAGTGGTACCGAGACACCGACGGCGTCAACAAGACGATCCAGTTCACCGTGCCGCTAACCGAAGGGCCGAACGGCATCAGTAGCTACGACAACGGCGCGTTCTTCCCCATCGATGGCCAGGGCTGGGGCAACTACCAGGCGTACAACAACGGCGAGCACAACTTCCATTTCACGTTCGAGCTGCACACGGAGTTCGCCTACAACGGTGGCGAAGTGTTCACGTTCACGGGCGATGATGATCTGTGGGTCTTCATCAACAAGCGCCTGGCGATCGATCTCGGCGGATTGCACCCCGAGCTGAGTGACTCCGTCAACCTGGACGACATCGCTCAAGACTTTGGCCTAGTAGTCGGCGAGACGTATTCCCTCGATCTGTTCCACGCGGAAAGACGCATCGAGGCGAGTCACTTCCGCATCGACACCAGCCTCGAGTTCACGAACTGCGACCCGATCATCGTACCCAAGTAG
- a CDS encoding acyl-CoA carboxylase subunit beta, producing MSSDNSSPSADPTLAKLDALNAQALEGGGKARIEKQHAAGKLTARERIDLLLDPGSFVEVDRFVTHRCGDFGMNEQKVLGDGVVTGYGFVDGRKTFVFAQDFTVFGGSLSATYASKICKIMDLAMKVGAPVIGLNDSGGARIQEGVESLAGYADIFLRNTLASGVIPQISAIMGPCAGGAVYSPAITDFIHMVEESSYMFITGPDVIKTVTHEEVSKEELGGASAHASKSGVCHFTAPDDAACLAQVRELLSFLPSNNTEDPPRRPVSDPLDREESALDTMIPRESNKPYDMKNVIRAAVDDGYLFEVQEQYARNMVCGFARLGGRPVGIVANQPAMLAGVLDIDASIKAARFVRFCDCFNLPIVTWVDVPGFLPGVTQEHRGIITHGAKLLYAFCEATVPKLTVITRKAYGGAYDVMSSKHIRGDVNLAFPTAEIAVMGSDGAVNIVYRKEIEKADDAEATRAAFVQEYKDKFANPYKAAELGFVDEVIYPRQVRARLCTALEMLSTKREKNPPKKHGNIPL from the coding sequence ATGTCGTCCGATAACAGCTCCCCCTCCGCTGATCCCACTCTGGCAAAGCTCGACGCGTTGAACGCCCAGGCCCTCGAGGGCGGGGGCAAGGCGCGCATCGAGAAGCAGCACGCCGCTGGCAAGCTTACCGCGCGGGAACGCATCGACCTGTTGCTCGATCCCGGCTCATTCGTCGAGGTCGATCGCTTCGTCACCCACCGCTGCGGTGACTTCGGCATGAACGAGCAGAAGGTGCTGGGTGACGGGGTGGTCACTGGCTACGGCTTCGTCGACGGCCGTAAGACGTTCGTCTTTGCTCAAGACTTTACGGTTTTTGGTGGCTCCTTGAGCGCCACCTACGCCTCGAAGATCTGCAAGATCATGGATCTGGCGATGAAGGTTGGCGCGCCGGTGATTGGCCTGAACGACTCGGGCGGCGCACGCATTCAGGAGGGTGTCGAGTCACTCGCTGGCTACGCCGACATCTTCCTGCGCAACACGTTGGCGAGCGGTGTCATCCCGCAGATCAGCGCGATCATGGGGCCGTGCGCGGGTGGCGCGGTGTACAGCCCAGCCATCACGGACTTCATCCACATGGTGGAGGAGTCGAGCTACATGTTCATCACGGGGCCCGACGTCATCAAGACGGTGACCCATGAAGAGGTGAGCAAAGAAGAGCTCGGTGGCGCTTCGGCCCACGCCAGCAAGAGCGGCGTCTGTCACTTCACAGCGCCCGACGACGCGGCGTGCCTCGCCCAAGTGCGTGAGCTGCTCTCCTTCTTGCCGTCGAACAACACGGAAGATCCTCCGCGCCGCCCCGTGTCTGATCCGCTGGATCGTGAGGAAAGCGCCCTCGACACGATGATTCCGCGCGAAAGCAACAAGCCGTATGACATGAAGAATGTCATCCGCGCGGCGGTCGATGATGGCTACCTCTTCGAGGTTCAAGAGCAGTACGCGCGCAACATGGTCTGCGGCTTCGCGCGCCTCGGTGGACGCCCGGTTGGCATCGTCGCAAACCAGCCCGCGATGCTCGCCGGTGTGCTCGACATTGACGCCAGCATCAAGGCCGCGCGCTTCGTGCGTTTCTGCGACTGCTTCAATCTACCCATCGTGACCTGGGTCGATGTGCCCGGCTTCTTGCCCGGCGTGACCCAGGAGCACCGGGGCATCATCACCCACGGTGCCAAGCTGTTGTACGCGTTCTGCGAAGCAACCGTACCGAAGCTGACGGTGATCACCCGCAAGGCCTACGGTGGCGCTTACGACGTCATGAGCAGCAAGCACATCCGCGGTGATGTGAACCTCGCCTTCCCCACCGCTGAGATCGCGGTGATGGGCTCCGACGGCGCCGTCAACATCGTTTACCGCAAGGAAATCGAGAAGGCGGATGACGCCGAAGCGACGCGCGCGGCCTTCGTACAGGAGTACAAGGACAAGTTCGCGAACCCCTACAAGGCCGCGGAGCTAGGCTTTGTCGACGAAGTCATCTACCCGCGTCAGGTGCGCGCGCGCCTCTGCACCGCGCTCGAGATGCTCAGCACCAAGCGCGAGAAGAACCCGCCGAAGAAGCACGGCAACATCCCGCTGTAA